From one Culex quinquefasciatus strain JHB chromosome 3, VPISU_Cqui_1.0_pri_paternal, whole genome shotgun sequence genomic stretch:
- the LOC6031048 gene encoding bladder cancer-associated protein: MYCLQCLIPVLLIPKPTNPALMQTHVMFIVLYLIGFFLERKPCTICSLVFLVAVFLICNSGLGNCIFWSNCEGHQCENG, translated from the coding sequence ATGTACTGCTTGCAATGTCTCATTCCGGTTCTGTTGATTCCGAAACCGACGAACCCGGCCCTGATGCAAACACACGTCATGTTTATTGTGCTGTACTTGATCGGGTTCTTCCTGGAACGGAAGCCCTGCACCATCTGCAGTCTGGTGTTCCTGGTGGCCGTGTTTCTGATCTGCAACAGCGGGCTGGGAAACTGCATCTTTTGGAGCAACTGCGAAGGTCACCAGTGCGAGAATGGCTAA